GGGTTAGAGAAACTTTTTGTTACTTTTTTGTAAATTAACTATAAAATTGCAAAATTGCTTTTTCCATTGATATTGGTACATTAGTTACAGGCGGCAAACCTGGACGATGATATCGCTCCGCCATCAGAGACTGATAATTTTGTTAACTCCGACCTTATCTTTATTTTTACAAAGCTTATGAACCCTGCCCTCACGAAAATTGGCGCTCAAATGTCTAACTTGACTGGCGTTAGAGCGATTATGAAGGATATTATTGAAACTTTAAAAGCTGGGGTAGGGCAAGAATTTATTAATTTGAGTGCTGGAAACCCGTTGATTTTACCAGAGGTGGAACAGTTGTGGCGGGACTGCACGGCTGAATTATTGGCTGGTTCGGAATACGGCGAGGTGGTTTGTCGTTACGGTTCGAGTCAGGGTTATGCACCGTTGATTGAGGCGATCGCCAATGACTTCAACAAACGCTATGGTTTAAACTTAAGCGATCGCAATATTTTAATTACACCCGGCAGTCAAAGCCTCTACTTCTACGCTGCCAATAGCTTTGGTGGTTACACAACAAGCGGCGAACTCAAGCAAATCGTTTTACCTCTCAGTCCCGACTATACGGGTTATGGCGGTGTTTGTTTAGAGCAAGAAGCCTTAATCGCATATAAACCAACTTTAGATATTGATGAGGCGGCTCACAGGTTTAAATATCGTCCAGATTTCAGCCAACTATCAATTACAGACAGCACGGGTTGCGTCATCTTCTCTCGTCCCTGTAACCCCACTGGTAATGTTCTCAGCGACGATGAAGTGAAAAAAATTGCGGCTTTGGCTGCACCTTACAATGTACCTGTGTTGATTGATTCGGCTTATGCGCCGCCTTTCCCAGCTTTGAACTTTACAGAAATGACACCAGTCTTTGGTGACAATATCTTGCATTGCATGAGTTTATCAAAGGTGGGATTACCTGGAGAACGCATCGGTGTTGCCATTGGTGATGAAGGCATCATCCAAGCATTAGAGTGCTTTCAGACAAATTTGTGTATTCATCCCTCACGCTATGGTCAAGCTATAGCCGCTATCGCCATCAACTCTGGTGCTTTACCTAAAATCGCTGAAGAAGTGATTCGTCCCTTCTACCAGAAAAAGTTTACTGTGCTAGAAAATACTTTAGATACGGCAATGCCCAAGGATTTACCTTGGTTCCTCCATCGCGGTGAAGGAGCTATATTTGCTTGGTTGTGGCTACAGGATTTACCCATGACTGATTGGGAATTTTACCAGGAACTGAAGCAAGTGGGTGTGATTGTTGTACCTGGTAGTACCTTTTTCCCTGGTTTGCGGGAAGAATGGCAGCACAAGCACCAATGTTTACGCATTAGTCTGACTGGTACTGATGAAGAAATTGCCACGGGAATGCAGCGTTTGGCACAGGTGGCTGAACAAGTTTATCAGCGTGCTGTTGTGAGTCTAAAATAATGAAAACGAACCGCCAAGGCGCAAAGGTCGCCAAGAAGAAGCAGGGGAGCAGGCTTGCCCTGAGCGTAGCCGAAGGGGAGCAGGGAGCAGGGGAGAAGTTTCTCAACCCAGTCCCCAATGCCGATGAATGGTTAGAAATTGGTAAAATTGTCGCCCCTCAAGGGTTGTCTGGGGAGTTGCGGGTTTATCCAGAATCGGATTTTCCGGAACGGTTTGAGGTTCCGGGAACACGTTGGTTATGGCATCCTGGGGATCAGGAACCACAACCGATAGAGTTGTTGTCAGGTCGTTATGTGGAAGGGAAAAACTTGTGTGTGATTACCTTGGCTGGAGTGAAAAATCGCAATGATGCCGAGGCGTTGCGCGATTATAAGTTGATGGTTCCCGCAAGCGATCGCCCCCAATTAGGTGAAGATGAATATCATGTCACCGATTTGATCGGGATGTCCGTCTTCATGCAAGAATCTGGAGAACTTGTGGGCGAGGTGGTAGATGTGATTCCGGCTGGTAATTTTTTATTGGAAGTGAAGCTGCATCAGCAAAATCAAGCTGTTCCCTCAGAAACATCACAGCCCAAATCCCCGAAGAATCTTTTGATCCCATTTGTTAAGGCGATCGCCCCTGTAGTCGATGTTCCATCCCGTCGGATTGAAATTACTCCCCCTCCTGGGTTGCTAGAACTAGGTAATGGGTAATAGGAAGAGGCAAGGGGAGAAGAGGAACGGGGGCAGGGGGCAGGGTGCAGGGGAGAAGAAGAACGGTTGTTAAGTAACGGCAAGTTTAAAATAATTTATAACTCCCCCTTGCTCCCTGCACC
This window of the Nodularia sp. LEGE 06071 genome carries:
- a CDS encoding valine--pyruvate transaminase, producing MNPALTKIGAQMSNLTGVRAIMKDIIETLKAGVGQEFINLSAGNPLILPEVEQLWRDCTAELLAGSEYGEVVCRYGSSQGYAPLIEAIANDFNKRYGLNLSDRNILITPGSQSLYFYAANSFGGYTTSGELKQIVLPLSPDYTGYGGVCLEQEALIAYKPTLDIDEAAHRFKYRPDFSQLSITDSTGCVIFSRPCNPTGNVLSDDEVKKIAALAAPYNVPVLIDSAYAPPFPALNFTEMTPVFGDNILHCMSLSKVGLPGERIGVAIGDEGIIQALECFQTNLCIHPSRYGQAIAAIAINSGALPKIAEEVIRPFYQKKFTVLENTLDTAMPKDLPWFLHRGEGAIFAWLWLQDLPMTDWEFYQELKQVGVIVVPGSTFFPGLREEWQHKHQCLRISLTGTDEEIATGMQRLAQVAEQVYQRAVVSLK
- the rimM gene encoding ribosome maturation factor RimM (Essential for efficient processing of 16S rRNA), whose product is MKTNRQGAKVAKKKQGSRLALSVAEGEQGAGEKFLNPVPNADEWLEIGKIVAPQGLSGELRVYPESDFPERFEVPGTRWLWHPGDQEPQPIELLSGRYVEGKNLCVITLAGVKNRNDAEALRDYKLMVPASDRPQLGEDEYHVTDLIGMSVFMQESGELVGEVVDVIPAGNFLLEVKLHQQNQAVPSETSQPKSPKNLLIPFVKAIAPVVDVPSRRIEITPPPGLLELGNG